One window from the genome of Esox lucius isolate fEsoLuc1 chromosome 23, fEsoLuc1.pri, whole genome shotgun sequence encodes:
- the hdhd2 gene encoding haloacid dehalogenase-like hydrolase domain-containing protein 2 isoform X3 — MATKRALKAVLIDLSGTLHVEDTAVPGAQEALNRLRQASVAVKFVTNTTKECKRNLLARLISLNFDIKEHEIFTSLTAARSLVEQRQLRPLLLVEDSALEDFSGMEISEPNAVVIGLAPDHFNYHTMNEAFRLLLDGAPLIAIHKARYYKRKDGLALGPGPFVTGLEYAADCQATVVGKPQGTFFLEALRDMDCCAEEALMIGDYCSISMPRFLPPHPLHRMPEMMLEGLRTLACWEF; from the exons ATGGCGACCAAACGGGCTTTGAAGGCAGTACTTATTGACCTGAGTGGAACTCTTCATGTAGAAGACACAGCTGTGCCTGGAGCACAGGAAGCACTGAACAG GTTGCGTCAGGCTTCCGTAGCCGTTAAGTTTGTTACCAACACCACTAAAGAGTGTAAAAGGAACCTGCTGGCACGTCTGATAAGTCTGAACTTTGACATCAAGGAGCATGAGATCTTCACATCCCTGACCGCAGCCAGGAGTCTGGTGGAGCAGAGACAACTACGCCCCCTGCTGCTAGTGGAGGACAGTGCCCTGGAGGACTTCTCAG GTATGGAGATATCTGAGCCCAACGCTGTGGTGATAGGTTTAGCTCCTGACCACTTCAACTACCACACGATGAATGAAGCCTTCAG ATTGCTGTTAGATGGGGCCCCCCTCATCGCCATCCATAAGGCAAGGTACTATAAGAGGAAGGATGGTCTGGCGCTGGGCCCTGGGCCTTTTGTGACTGGGTTAGAGTATGCAGCAGACTGCCAGGCCACCGTGGTGGGGAAGCCCCAGGGGACCTTTTTCCTGGAGGCTCTGAGAGACATGGACTGTTGTGCCGAAGAGGCCCTCATGATCGGAGAT taTTGTTCTATATCGATGCCCCGATTCCTGCCCCCTCAtcccctccacaggatgccagaGATGATGTTGGAGGGGCTCAGAACACTGGCATGCTGGGAATTCTAG
- the ier3ip1 gene encoding immediate early response 3-interacting protein 1 has protein sequence MAFTLYALIQTAILCTNAVAILHEERFLSKIGWGVDQGVGGFGDDPNVKAQILTLIRSIRTVMRVPLILVNSVCIVLLLLFG, from the exons ATGGCGTTCACGCTCTACGCTCTGATTCAAACCGCTATCTTATGTACCAATGCTGTTGCTATTCTGCACGAAGAAAGGTTCCTAAGCAAAA TTGGCTGGGGAGTGGACCAGGGAGTTGGAGGATTTGGAGATGATCCAAACGTCAAAGCACAGATTCTTACTCTGATTCGCTCTATCCGAACCGTGATGAGAG TACCTCTGATACTGGTCAACTCGGTGTGCATTGTCCTTCTACTGCTGTTTGGCTGA
- the skor2 gene encoding SKI family transcriptional corepressor 2: MSTPPSSFQQEPLTPPRQSHASLKPNQVGQVVLYGVPIVSLVIDLQERLCLAQISNTLLKNYSYNEIHNRRVALGITCVQCTPVQLEILRRAGAMPISSRRCGMITKREAERLCKSFLGENNPPKLPDNFAFDVSHECAWGSRGNFIPARYNSSRAKCIKCSYCNMYFSPNKFIFHSHRTPDAKYTQPDAANFNSWRRHLKLSDKTPPDDLAFAWEDVKAMFNGGSRKRALPSTHCSPMGPGKDSGLPHMMTPDLGQKRSRYEEEEDLDGNSLSPRKNARSYPVIPVPSKGFGMLQKFPPTSLFPSPYSFPAFSLCQQKKDDSETAGGPKNGGLSGLLWPGRKDTFYPPFCMFWPPRAAGGLPVPTYLQPQPSVNALSSLTESPSLRQAFLDLSEPAEPGSGPGIGATPRSGLFDPDSSTLSSDRRPVTSEGWLKLLDAPSLQARKASYHSAFRPVVKDLESIAKLHGNLDDFGSERHLSPATSCSYASESGEGEVGESEDEGEVDVETKQDEEDSFNSPTAQTHNLHLRGLREGSRPRDRGGKEVLAFPCSPADHSSDQNHSSLVVSPPAPPASMSLPSPTNTPLPLEEQAYKNTHKSRDDGLPVYATKDNSNLTDENKEASSFVSETDSFGTEYWRETLGDQTQDVTSPVSLKKDVENMEKEELQKVLLEQIDLRRRLEQEFNALKGNSSFPVFHNFQDQMKRELAYREEMVQQLQMIPYANIIRKEKIASHLNKS; encoded by the exons ATGTCAACCCCCCCCAGCTCATTCCAGCAGGAGCCCCTAACCCCCCCTAGACAATCACATGCCTCTCTGAAGCCCAACCAGGTGGGTCAGGTGGTTCTTTACGGGGTACCAATCGTGTCCTTGGTGATAGATCTACAAGAGCGGCTGTGTCTGGCCCAGATCTCCAACACCCTGCTAAAAAACTACAGCTACAACGAGATCCACAATCGCCGTGTGGCGCTGGGCATCACCTGTGTTCAGTGCACTCCTGTTCAGCTGGAGATTCTTCGGCGTGCGGGCGCCATGCCCATCTCATCCCGGCGCTGCGGCATGATTACCAAGCGAGAGGCGGAGAGGCTGTGTAAGTCCTTCCTTGGAGAGAACAACCCGCCCAAACTGCCTGACAACTTTGCCTTCGATGTGTCCCATGAGTGTGCCTGGGGTAGTCGTGGTAACTTCATTCCGGCACGTTACAACAGCAGCAGAGCTAAGTGCATCAAGTGTTCCTACTGCAACATGTACTTCTCCCCAAACAAGTTCATCTTCCATTCCCACCGCACCCCGGACGCCAAGTACACCCAGCCAGACGCGGCTAACTTCAACTCCTGGAGAAGACACCTAAAGCTGTCAGATAAGACCCCCCCTGATGACCTGGCCTTTGCCTGGGAGGACGTGAAGGCCATGTTTAATGGTGGCAGCAGGAAGCGGGCACTGCCCTCAACACACTGCTCCCCCATGGGACCTGGGAAAGATTCCGGTCTGCCACACATGATGACCCCTGACCTGGGCCAGAAGAGGAGTCGctatgaggaggaggaggacctgGATGGAAATAGCCTGTCTCCCCGTAAGAACGCTCGAAGTTACCCAGTTATCCCTGTGCCTAGTAAAGGGTTTGGTATGCTGCAGAAGTTCCCTCCAACATCACTGTTCCCCAGCCCCTACTCCTTCCCTGCATTCAGCCTCTGCCAGCAGAAGAAAGATGACAGTGAGACGGCTGGAGGACCGAAGAATGGTGGTCTGTCAGGTCTGCTTTGGCCTGGTCGTAAAGACACCTTCTACCCTCCCTTCTGCATGTTTTGGCCCCCTAGGGCCGCTGGAGGCCTCCCGGTGCCAACCTACCTGCAACCACAGCCTTCTGTCAACGCTCTGTCCTCATTGACTGAGAGCCCCTCCCTCAGACAGGCTTTCCTTGATCTATCGGAACCCGCTGAACCAGGGTCGGGGCCAGGCATTGGGGCTACACCCAGATCAGGACTGTTTGACCCCGACTCCTCCACCCTGAGCTCTGATCGACGCCCCGTGACCTCTGAAGGCTGGCTGAAGTTGTTGGACGCTCCCTCTCTTCAGGCCAGGAAGGCATCTTACCACTCTGCCTTCCGACCCGTTGTCAAAGACTTAGAGAGCATCGCCAAGCTCCATGGCAACCTGGATGATTTCGGGTCAGAACGCCACCTATCTCCTGCCACCAGCTGCAGCTACGCCTCCGagagtggggagggggaggtgggagagagtgaggatgaAGGGGAGGTGGATGTAGAAACAAAGCAGGATGAGGAGGACAGCTTCAACAGTCCCacggcacagacacacaacctgCACCTCCGCGGTCTGAGAGAAGGATCCAGACccagggacaggggagggaaagaggttctCGCTTTCCCCTGCAGTCCTGCTGATCACAGCTCCGACCAGAACCACAGCAGCTTGGTTGTCTCCCCACCTGCTCCTCCTGCCAGCATGTCTCTCCCCAGTCCTACAAACACCCCACTGCCACTGGAGGAACAGGcctacaaaaat ACTCATAAAAGCAGAGACGATGGACTCCCTGTTTACGCAACCAAAGATAACTCCAACTTAACTG atgaaaacaaagaagCCAGCAGCTTTGTCTCAGAGACTGATTCGTTTGGCACAGAGTACTGGAGAGAGACGTTAG GTGATCAGACTCAAGATGTAACTTCCCCAGTGTCACTAAAGAAGGATGTCGAAAACATGGAGAAGGAGGAGCTCCAGAAGGTTCTGTTGGAACAGATTGATCTACGGAGACGACTTGAACAGGAATTCAACGCTCTGAAGGGCAACTCCTCCTTTCCTGTGTTCC ATAATTTCCAGGAccagatgaaaagagagctggCATACAGAGAGGAGATGGTGCAGCAACTACAGATG ATTCCATATGCAAACATCATCAGAAAAGAAAAGATTGCATCGCATCTCAACAAGAGCTAA